In the Scatophagus argus isolate fScaArg1 chromosome 11, fScaArg1.pri, whole genome shotgun sequence genome, TACTCATAacaatctgtttttatttacttttcactgATACAGTTGTTTGAGCTGAAGCTGTGCGAATGAATCACTAAAAAGCAGCGATAGCTTGAGCGTGTCTCTAAAGGACAGTATTTACAGAGCAGTTCATGAATTCACAGTCTCTGTTACTATTCACGTTACACAAATCACAACCCTGTGCCTCtgaactgcttttctttttattgcaaGTGGCGTCTGATATTCTTATGGGTATTCTTGGCAAACAAGCAAATGGTGATTAAAGTGTCAACACAGTATTTCAGGTGTTTTCAAGTGCTGACGTTtagtaaaagaaagaaatcatttaGTCCAACCGCCATTAGGCCATTCCTACACCACCAGATGGCGCCAGTAGTCCAACAATAACCCGTCAGTTGCTCCCAGGCAGGCGGAATTAAaccaaactgtaaaaacaatCACGcaactcaaaaaacaaaaacaaaaaccaaaacaaacaaacaaaaaaaagcaggacgagaaaaggaaagagggcTGATATGTATGTTCTGTACGTTGTTCATTTCTAAAACTCCCACACGAAAGGCTCTGATGATTTCCGATTCATTTTCGCAGATTGTGGCGGAAATGACGACATCCATATTTTGGGTCATGAATTAAAATCCTAGGTACTATAGTCGTTCAAATACCGTGCGTAAATGTTCATATATTAGTGCgttatttgattgatttttctcGTGGAAAAAACGTCTTGGTTTAAAGGCTAACAGGGCTAAATGACTTATTTCTTTATTACACGTTTTCAGACATCTTTTTTACATACAGCCGTTGCCTCAATGGCATCTACATGACTACAGGTCCATAATTAAACCTTTTGCTGTTAAAACCATCGTTATGTTTATCCGACtcaaaacaatatattttttaaacccAATTATTCCAGTATTCTCACCCTCAAGTTACCAAAAAGCGAcatttctgtcctctctgtcatctctcGTCGTTTGCTGCTACATCTATAATTTTCCAATTTGTCTTAAAGGTGCATTAAGAGTCAGTTGTAATGGCTATTAATGTTATTCAGACTGTTAATGTTGTTGACACAGCTGATGTGGGACGGAGACACGGTGCCAAAGGGCCCGGGAGGCTGGAGGTTGTGGCTGTGATACAGAGCCGTCGGAGGGGATCCGGGCCAGTAGGAGAAACCCGACGGCCCCACGCCGGGGGCCACTAGGTTCAGTTTGGAAATCCCAGAGAAGGGAATCGGTGAGAAGTTCCCCTGAAACTTGTAGATGGCCTGCTCCGTGGTGGACGGCTGACACACCTGCGCCAGGCCGTGGAAATCAAACTTGTAGGCATAGCGCTTGCCGTGGACTTTGGTCATGATGTTTTTGTCGTAGTAGTACCGCAGCGCCCGGCTCAGCTTGTCGTAGTTCATGTTGGGTTTGCTTTTGCGCTCCCCCCAGCGCCGAGCCACCTCGTCCGGGTCGATGAGCTTGAACTCGCCGTTGGTGCCCTCCCAGGCGATGCACGACATGTTGGTGCTGTCGGCCAGGAGCTCCAGCAGGAACTGCCACAGCTGAATCTGCCCACTGCCTGCGTGAGGGAGACGGTCACCGTAGGATTTAGGTTGGGGTAACTGTAAACTGATTGCAGTGCTTTTTTATTGCAACGCAgggcaaaaaataaattaaactgacCAGTCAGTAAAACAGACTGTTGTGAAGCCGTGAAAATCATGTCTCCTGCACTCAGTGTTTATGGTAAACGTTTGGGTGTTTAAAGTTGGGCATTTTATCATTTGTATTAAATATCATCCCGTGAGTCATTTTAAGTTTTGGCAGCGCATTCTGATAGATATGACACGACAAGTCAAATTTATAGGAAAAAAGACTGAATTGACACTGCAGTttggtttctgttatttataAAACTGCATCTTTCAATGCAACTtgagcagatttatttttcttttcttgaataGCCTCTGGGTCTATTAAAATGCACCATCCaagtgtattttcattttacttttattacgTTGTGTTCTTCACTGTCCATTCACAACATAACGTAAGGgctcaaattaattaattaatcactgCTCATTTCTATATTATATTAGTATATAATAACATACTGACCAGTCGATTTATATTTTCGATTTTTAAAACGCTTTAAACTGCTTTGggccatttgtttttaatttgaggTGTGTTAATGGCCGGTCAGGCTTCTCAGCCCTCCGTCACAGGCAGTCAGTGATAATGAGCTGTGGACGGACGGCAGGCGGCTTCTGCTCTACGGCgcttcttatttttgtttattcttattttgacaaaaaaaaaatattattattaagctACAATTTGTGACTAAATTTTGAGCTTCAGGGTAGATGaggcaaaaacatttattattttgaggctaaacaaagaataaaacaaaatcctcaCTGAAAACCATTTTCGTCCGAGACACCTGATGCAGCTGAGAGTGTGAATTCAGAAAGTTTGCTGTGGTTTTTATCGACTGCGTACCAAATAgaccagaaacacaaattaaattaaatgagacTTTGACGCATTCAATTTATCttgctataataataatattagaATAAATATGGCACATTTTATTATTCCCTCATGTTGTTATTCAATTTCAAGTCAGATTTGTTACCATAAAAAATCACAGCTCAgctcttttctttattcatgaTTGGTGTTTTTAGATATCGTGTTGCAGTATTGAAGAACGTCTTTCGTATCTTAACGAGTGAATTAATATGCAGTGATTCTGCTCCACGTGGCAGCTGCGCCGTGTGCGTCCTGGTAGCTCGTTCAGCTCAGTCTCTTACCTTTTTGGACTCCTGTGTTTATTGGACCCCAGGTTGTTCCTTTGCTTTCCTTCAACAGACTTTCTGTTGGATCTGaaatcaaaacagacacactgtcaGTATGATCAGCTGCTCATCCATCCTGTTAATGCGCAGGCCCGTTGTCTCTTGTCTCATTTCATATCTTCTTTAAATGATCCGGTGTGTTTTAGGAGGCTATCAGTTTCATAATTTAATCTTCTGTTCTGggttttaaaataattcaattGCGTTCAGAATTTTCTAGAAATTCCTTCCATCAAGGAAGCCTAAGTTGGATCACTTCGCCGTGAAAAGGAACAAGAagaatcaaatgaaataatttagaaactgatttttcatctgttttcagatGCATTTCAGCTACTATAATATTGTCATAAGATGCTGTAAAATTGACCAATCCGGTGCA is a window encoding:
- the fev gene encoding protein FEV, encoding MRQDCGGNLMFNMYLSDPTESLLKESKGTTWGPINTGVQKGSGQIQLWQFLLELLADSTNMSCIAWEGTNGEFKLIDPDEVARRWGERKSKPNMNYDKLSRALRYYYDKNIMTKVHGKRYAYKFDFHGLAQVCQPSTTEQAIYKFQGNFSPIPFSGISKLNLVAPGVGPSGFSYWPGSPPTALYHSHNLQPPGPFGTVSPSHISCVNNINSLNNINSHYN